One Burkholderia pyrrocinia DNA segment encodes these proteins:
- a CDS encoding RNA polymerase sigma factor: MTHEATHRAIEAVWRIEAPKIIARAARVVRDVGVAEELAQDTLVAALEHWPVDGVPDNPAAWLMTAVKRRALDRIRQESLHAAKRDQLGHEMDALEAHVVPDIADALADARDDDIGDDLLRLIFTSCHPVLSTDARVALTLRLLGGLTTGEIARAFLMPEPTIAQRIVRAKRTLTAARVPFEVPAADARPARLASVLEVIYLVFNEGHAATAGDDWMRPALCDEALRLGRVLAGLAPDESEVLGLVALMELQASRMHARTDAQGRPVLLLDQDRSRWDPLLIRRGLAALECATKLGGVRGPYALQAALAACHARARHASETDWAQIVALYDALAEVAPSPVVELNRAVAVGMAFGPAAALELVDALRDDPALARYHWLPSVRGDLLAKLGRADEAKAEFRRAAELTRNARERELLLKRAMDA; encoded by the coding sequence GTGACGCATGAGGCGACGCATCGTGCGATCGAAGCGGTCTGGCGGATCGAGGCGCCGAAGATCATCGCGCGCGCCGCGCGCGTGGTGCGCGACGTCGGCGTGGCCGAGGAGCTGGCGCAGGACACGCTCGTCGCGGCGCTCGAGCACTGGCCCGTCGACGGCGTGCCCGACAACCCGGCCGCATGGCTGATGACGGCCGTGAAGCGTCGCGCGCTCGACCGCATCCGGCAGGAGTCGCTCCATGCGGCGAAGCGCGACCAGCTCGGTCATGAGATGGACGCGCTCGAAGCGCATGTCGTCCCCGACATCGCCGATGCGCTCGCCGACGCGCGCGACGATGACATCGGCGACGACTTGCTGCGGCTGATCTTCACGTCGTGCCACCCGGTGCTGTCGACCGACGCGCGCGTCGCGCTGACGCTGCGGCTGCTCGGCGGGCTGACGACGGGCGAGATCGCGCGTGCGTTCCTGATGCCCGAGCCGACGATCGCGCAGCGGATCGTGCGCGCGAAGCGCACGCTCACGGCGGCGCGCGTGCCGTTCGAGGTGCCGGCTGCCGACGCGCGGCCTGCGCGGCTCGCGTCGGTGCTCGAAGTGATCTACCTGGTGTTCAACGAAGGCCATGCGGCGACCGCGGGCGACGACTGGATGCGTCCCGCGCTGTGCGACGAAGCGCTGCGGCTCGGCCGCGTGCTGGCCGGGCTCGCGCCAGACGAGAGCGAAGTGCTCGGGCTCGTCGCGCTGATGGAGTTGCAGGCATCGCGCATGCATGCGCGCACCGATGCGCAGGGCCGGCCCGTGCTGCTGCTCGACCAGGACCGCAGCCGCTGGGATCCATTGCTGATCCGGCGCGGCCTCGCGGCGCTCGAATGCGCGACGAAGCTCGGCGGCGTGCGCGGGCCGTATGCGCTGCAGGCCGCGCTGGCCGCCTGCCATGCGCGTGCACGGCACGCGTCGGAAACGGACTGGGCGCAGATCGTCGCGCTGTACGACGCGCTCGCCGAAGTCGCACCGTCGCCGGTCGTCGAGCTGAATCGCGCGGTGGCGGTGGGGATGGCGTTCGGGCCGGCGGCGGCGCTCGAACTCGTCGATGCGCTGCGCGACGATCCCGCGCTCGCGCGCTATCACTGGCTGCCGAGTGTACGCGGCGATCTGCTCGCGAAGCTCGGTCGCGCCGACGAGGCGAAAGCCGAATTCCGCCGCGCAGCGGAGTTGACCCGCAACGCGCGCGAGCGCGAATTGCTGCTCAAGCGTGCGATGGATGCGTGA
- a CDS encoding VOC family protein: MHKMVFINLPVADLPRSKTFYQALGFEVVPAYTNDQAACIRISDTIFAMLLVRPFFQTFTDKTIVDPATHVQVLSCLSCESRAEVDDTVAKARAAGGAAPRPPLEYPGMYGHGFTDPDGHAWELMYIEQDASAQGQAS; encoded by the coding sequence ATGCACAAAATGGTTTTCATCAACCTGCCCGTGGCCGACCTGCCGCGCTCGAAGACGTTCTACCAGGCGCTCGGCTTCGAGGTCGTGCCGGCCTATACCAACGATCAGGCCGCCTGCATCCGCATCAGCGACACGATCTTCGCGATGCTGCTCGTGCGGCCGTTTTTCCAGACCTTTACCGACAAGACGATCGTCGATCCGGCGACGCACGTGCAGGTGTTGTCGTGCCTGTCTTGCGAAAGCCGGGCCGAAGTCGACGATACCGTTGCGAAGGCACGTGCGGCCGGCGGGGCCGCGCCGCGTCCGCCGCTGGAGTATCCGGGCATGTACGGCCACGGGTTCACTGATCCGGACGGCCACGCGTGGGAACTGATGTACATCGAGCAGGACGCGTCCGCGCAGGGGCAGGCGTCGTGA
- a CDS encoding YciI family protein — MRFMIMIRANAVSESDALPDNRLVEAMTVYHEELANAGVLLDANGLRPSARGWRVRYTGGKGTVVDGPFAETKELIAGYTLIQVRSRDEALEWTRRFPAPFGAEMDCEIEVRPLFELDDLTPSDAVERFRELHVGRGNAA, encoded by the coding sequence ATGCGATTCATGATCATGATCCGGGCGAACGCCGTCAGCGAATCCGACGCGTTGCCGGACAACCGGCTGGTCGAGGCCATGACCGTCTATCACGAGGAACTGGCCAACGCCGGCGTGCTGCTCGACGCGAACGGGCTGCGGCCGAGCGCACGCGGCTGGCGCGTGCGCTACACGGGCGGCAAGGGCACGGTGGTCGACGGCCCGTTCGCCGAAACGAAGGAGCTGATCGCCGGCTATACGCTGATCCAGGTGCGTTCGCGCGACGAGGCGCTCGAATGGACGCGCCGGTTCCCCGCGCCGTTCGGCGCGGAGATGGATTGCGAGATCGAAGTGCGGCCGCTGTTCGAGCTCGACGACCTCACGCCGAGCGACGCGGTCGAGCGGTTCCGCGAACTCCACGTTGGCCGCGGCAACGCCGCCTGA
- a CDS encoding YciI family protein produces MSYMLLIVEPTDQRAERTLDEGQALYARMVDFAETLKARGVLRGVESLERSERGTRVQVRDGETRLLDGPFAEAKEMVGGFFLVDVDTREEAIEIARQCPAAQWCTVEVRAVGPCFL; encoded by the coding sequence ATGTCTTACATGCTGTTGATTGTCGAACCGACCGACCAGCGCGCCGAACGCACGCTCGACGAAGGACAGGCGCTTTACGCGCGGATGGTCGATTTCGCCGAGACGTTGAAGGCGCGCGGCGTGCTGCGCGGCGTCGAGTCGCTGGAACGCTCCGAGCGCGGCACGCGCGTGCAGGTGCGCGACGGCGAGACGCGCCTGCTCGACGGCCCGTTCGCGGAGGCGAAGGAGATGGTCGGCGGCTTCTTCCTCGTCGACGTCGACACGCGTGAGGAAGCGATCGAGATCGCGCGCCAGTGCCCGGCCGCGCAATGGTGCACGGTCGAGGTACGCGCGGTCGGCCCGTGCTTCCTGTGA
- a CDS encoding ExeM/NucH family extracellular endonuclease, whose protein sequence is MDRPLSRLLPSLAVALSFALSVRPATAALPVSAGCGGTTTAIADLRSARGPSPLAGHTTSIEAVVTATFAGPDGFGGFFVQQADAQRRHRPGIPEGLFVYAPDARANAGDLVHLTGRVDDKYGRTQFVLSGGIAVCARGQTVTPATLTLPVATLAVFAAHEGMLVRLPQTLTVSDTHELGRYGSVVLSNGRLRIPTHVAPPAEAAVHAAANARNRIVLDDGSSRSNPATVRYPPPALSAANTLRAGYTVRGVEGVLELRYGTWRLQPTAGAAPVFDAAANPRTDAPARHANADVRIASFNVFNYFNGDGHGGGFDAPANRGAKTHAAFVRQEAKIVAALRAPRADVIGLMEIANNGHGDASAVRRLAAQLGDGWRAVDPGTARLGRDVIAVALLYDSRTVEPVGRAATVALGGRHRPPLAQTFRRIGGTRAFTVAVNHLKSKNCPNATGADLDQADGQGCWNAARTRAAARIAGWLATSPTGAAADGVLLIGDLNSYAKEDPIRALESRGYANLVARFVGDAAYSYVFRGEAGNLDHALATSTLAARVKAVHVWHINADEPVALQPVPDYKTPAQRSSYYAPDAYRSSDHDPVIIDVALGDGSPPRGSGTTRAPPNSVD, encoded by the coding sequence GTGGACCGTCCCCTGTCACGCCTGCTTCCATCGCTTGCCGTTGCGCTATCGTTCGCCCTCTCCGTTCGGCCGGCCACGGCCGCGCTGCCGGTCAGCGCCGGCTGCGGCGGCACGACCACGGCGATTGCCGACCTCCGCAGCGCCCGCGGCCCGTCGCCGCTGGCCGGGCACACGACGTCGATCGAGGCGGTCGTCACCGCGACGTTCGCCGGACCTGACGGGTTCGGCGGATTCTTCGTCCAGCAGGCCGACGCGCAGCGGCGGCATCGGCCGGGCATCCCGGAAGGCCTGTTCGTGTACGCGCCGGACGCACGCGCGAACGCCGGCGACCTCGTCCATCTCACGGGCAGGGTCGACGACAAATACGGCCGCACGCAGTTCGTGCTGTCGGGCGGCATCGCCGTCTGCGCACGCGGGCAGACGGTCACGCCGGCGACGCTCACGCTGCCGGTCGCCACGCTGGCCGTGTTCGCCGCGCACGAAGGCATGCTGGTGCGCCTGCCACAAACGCTGACGGTCAGCGATACGCACGAACTCGGCCGCTACGGCAGCGTCGTGCTCAGCAACGGCCGGCTGCGCATCCCGACCCACGTCGCGCCGCCGGCCGAAGCCGCCGTGCACGCGGCGGCCAACGCGCGCAACCGCATCGTGCTCGACGACGGCTCGAGCCGCTCGAACCCCGCGACCGTCCGCTATCCGCCGCCCGCGCTGAGCGCCGCCAACACGCTGCGCGCGGGCTATACGGTGCGCGGCGTCGAAGGCGTGCTCGAACTGCGCTACGGCACGTGGCGATTGCAACCGACAGCCGGCGCGGCGCCCGTGTTCGATGCCGCCGCGAATCCGCGTACCGATGCGCCGGCCCGACATGCGAACGCCGACGTGCGCATCGCGTCATTCAACGTATTCAACTATTTCAACGGCGATGGCCATGGCGGCGGATTCGACGCGCCGGCCAACCGTGGCGCGAAAACGCACGCCGCCTTCGTGCGGCAGGAAGCGAAGATCGTCGCGGCGTTGCGTGCACCGCGAGCCGACGTGATCGGTCTGATGGAAATCGCAAACAACGGCCACGGCGACGCGAGCGCCGTGCGGCGTCTCGCTGCGCAACTTGGCGACGGCTGGCGCGCGGTCGATCCCGGCACCGCGCGGCTCGGCCGCGACGTGATCGCGGTCGCGCTGCTGTACGACAGCCGCACGGTGGAGCCGGTCGGGCGCGCGGCCACCGTCGCGCTCGGCGGCCGGCACCGCCCGCCGCTCGCGCAGACCTTCCGGCGCATCGGCGGCACGCGCGCGTTCACGGTCGCGGTCAATCACCTGAAGTCGAAGAACTGCCCGAACGCGACCGGCGCCGACCTCGACCAGGCAGACGGCCAGGGTTGCTGGAATGCGGCACGCACGCGGGCGGCCGCGCGCATCGCCGGCTGGCTCGCCACATCGCCGACGGGCGCCGCGGCCGACGGCGTGCTGCTGATCGGCGACCTGAACAGCTATGCGAAGGAAGATCCGATCCGCGCGCTCGAATCGCGCGGCTATGCGAACCTGGTTGCCCGCTTCGTCGGTGATGCTGCGTACAGCTATGTATTTCGCGGCGAAGCCGGCAACCTCGACCACGCGCTCGCCACGTCGACGCTCGCCGCACGCGTGAAAGCCGTGCACGTGTGGCACATCAACGCCGACGAACCGGTTGCACTGCAACCCGTGCCCGATTACAAAACGCCCGCGCAACGATCGTCTTATTACGCACCCGACGCGTACCGCTCATCGGACCACGATCCCGTCATCATCGATGTCGCGCTTGGCGATGGCAGCCCGCCGCGCGGCTCGGGAACAACTCGTGCTCCGCCAAACAGCGTCGACTAG
- a CDS encoding DUF883 family protein: MALTDSIEHKLDRGLADIRRTGRRVGRTTRSAARDLHADVTDDLRGLVDELEDLLKNDGDGDIAALRKRVQSRLDEARSALDYASGSAAARLRDSAERVSQVVHDNPWQTAGVVAGLAFVAGLLLARR; the protein is encoded by the coding sequence ATGGCACTCACCGACTCGATCGAACACAAGCTGGACCGCGGCCTGGCCGACATCCGTCGCACCGGCCGGCGCGTGGGACGCACGACGCGCTCGGCCGCCCGCGACCTGCATGCGGACGTCACCGACGATCTGCGCGGGCTGGTCGACGAACTGGAAGACCTGCTGAAAAACGATGGCGACGGCGATATCGCCGCGCTGCGCAAGCGTGTGCAGTCGAGGCTTGACGAAGCGCGCAGCGCGCTCGACTACGCGTCGGGCAGCGCGGCCGCCCGGCTGCGCGATTCGGCCGAACGCGTGTCGCAGGTCGTGCACGACAACCCGTGGCAGACCGCCGGCGTCGTCGCGGGCCTCGCGTTCGTTGCGGGCCTGCTCCTTGCCCGCCGTTGA